One Methanocellales archaeon DNA segment encodes these proteins:
- a CDS encoding alcohol dehydrogenase catalytic domain-containing protein, protein MRIAMYYSNDDVRLEEMPIPQIGSSEILVKVIASGICGSDVMEWYRIRKAPLVLGHEITGEIVEMGKDVKKYKKGDRVFVSHHVPCNTCRYCLSDHQTACETLHQTNYDPGGFAEFIRVPQINVDRGVFLLPEGMSFDEGTFIEPLACVARGLRLANMKAGLSVLVMGSGVSGLLHIQLAKALGAARVIATDVIDYRLRAAKKFGADATLHAKENVPVEVRKMNEGRPVDRVIICTGALPAALQAIRSVDKGGTVLFFAVPGVDVPIPMNELWRDEITLMTSYGAGPKDLQTALELIGSVNVKDMITHKFGLKDTSKGFKLVAEAKESLKVIIEPQR, encoded by the coding sequence ATGCGCATCGCAATGTATTATAGTAACGATGATGTTCGCTTAGAGGAGATGCCTATCCCACAAATCGGCTCCAGCGAGATATTGGTAAAGGTGATTGCAAGTGGCATATGTGGCAGTGACGTAATGGAATGGTACCGCATTAGAAAAGCCCCTCTGGTGCTCGGTCATGAGATTACGGGGGAGATCGTTGAGATGGGAAAGGATGTAAAAAAATACAAAAAAGGTGATAGGGTCTTCGTTTCTCATCATGTTCCTTGCAACACATGTCGTTATTGTCTCAGCGACCATCAAACTGCTTGTGAAACTCTGCACCAGACGAACTATGATCCCGGTGGTTTTGCAGAGTTTATCCGGGTGCCGCAAATAAATGTTGACAGGGGTGTATTTTTGCTTCCTGAAGGGATGTCCTTTGATGAAGGGACTTTCATCGAGCCGTTGGCTTGTGTTGCGCGAGGATTGAGACTGGCAAATATGAAAGCAGGATTGAGCGTGTTGGTCATGGGCAGCGGTGTTTCTGGATTGCTGCACATACAGTTGGCTAAAGCACTTGGTGCAGCTCGAGTCATCGCTACGGATGTGATTGACTATCGTCTCAGGGCGGCAAAAAAATTCGGAGCAGATGCGACCCTACACGCCAAGGAAAATGTGCCGGTTGAAGTGCGTAAGATGAATGAAGGAAGGCCGGTAGATCGTGTTATAATATGCACCGGGGCACTTCCAGCTGCTTTGCAGGCAATTCGGTCAGTAGACAAGGGCGGCACTGTATTGTTTTTTGCAGTGCCTGGTGTTGACGTCCCCATTCCCATGAACGAGCTTTGGCGCGATGAAATAACCCTGATGACATCCTATGGCGCAGGACCTAAAGACCTTCAAACAGCTCTCGAATTGATAGGCTCCGTCAATGTTAAGGATATGATAACGCATAAATTCGGCTTGAAAGACACATCGAAGGGCTTTAAGCTTGTGGCAGAGGCTAAGGAATCCCTTAAGGTGATTATTGAGCCCCAGAGATAA
- a CDS encoding aldolase codes for MVKFGKKLAEDGLVRSHFGNISVRIDNKMLITKRGAMLDGLSKNSVVEVDLEESKSRVASMEAKVHREIYRGTSALAVIHAHPVYAVVESLILSQDKIIPVDCEGLYHLREIPIVEGKAGSKKLADNVSSVLRDYKGVIVRGHGTFTAGKSLEEAYVLTSMIEHSCKVKYLLSMATQW; via the coding sequence ATGGTGAAGTTCGGAAAGAAGCTTGCAGAAGACGGTTTAGTGAGATCTCACTTTGGCAACATCAGTGTTAGGATCGACAACAAGATGCTCATAACCAAAAGAGGTGCAATGCTGGATGGGCTCTCTAAGAACAGTGTTGTCGAGGTCGATCTTGAAGAATCAAAAAGTAGGGTAGCTTCGATGGAAGCGAAGGTTCACAGGGAGATATACAGAGGAACATCCGCACTTGCCGTAATCCATGCACATCCCGTATATGCGGTGGTCGAGTCGTTGATTTTGAGCCAAGATAAGATAATACCCGTGGACTGTGAAGGTTTGTACCACCTCCGTGAGATACCTATAGTCGAGGGCAAGGCAGGTTCAAAAAAACTTGCCGATAACGTATCCAGTGTGCTTCGGGATTACAAGGGCGTTATAGTAAGGGGGCATGGCACTTTCACAGCAGGGAAATCCTTAGAAGAAGCATACGTTCTAACATCCATGATCGAGCACAGCTGTAAGGTAAAATATCTTCTTTCAATGGCGACTCAATGGTGA
- the deoC gene encoding deoxyribose-phosphate aldolase, producing the protein MKITREQLASMIDHTLLKPDATAKDIKRICAEAIEHNFASVCVNPIHVSLAAKMLERMNIKVCTVIGFPLGASTTETKVFEVKNAIKNGAQEVDVVMNIGALKSGDYEVVKKDIRAVVNSAGGSVVKVIIEAGLLTDEEKVHACKLAKEAGADFVKTSTGFSGKATVSDVKLMRDAFGKGVKASGGIRTYEDAIALVKAGATRIGTSDALSIVKG; encoded by the coding sequence ATGAAGATCACGAGAGAGCAGCTGGCAAGTATGATCGACCACACCCTTCTAAAGCCAGATGCGACCGCTAAGGACATAAAGAGAATTTGCGCTGAGGCCATCGAGCACAATTTTGCATCTGTTTGTGTCAATCCCATTCATGTCTCCTTGGCTGCGAAAATGCTGGAGAGGATGAACATCAAGGTGTGCACCGTCATAGGGTTTCCGCTTGGGGCGAGTACCACTGAGACCAAGGTATTCGAAGTGAAAAACGCTATCAAAAACGGAGCGCAAGAGGTGGACGTGGTGATGAACATCGGCGCATTGAAATCCGGCGATTATGAGGTAGTTAAAAAGGATATAAGGGCAGTCGTGAACTCTGCCGGAGGCTCTGTCGTCAAAGTGATCATCGAGGCAGGGCTTTTGACAGATGAGGAGAAGGTGCATGCATGTAAGCTTGCAAAAGAGGCAGGTGCAGATTTCGTGAAAACTTCCACTGGTTTTTCTGGCAAAGCGACCGTCAGCGATGTCAAGCTAATGCGAGATGCATTCGGAAAGGGTGTTAAGGCATCTGGTGGAATCCGCACATACGAGGATGCCATTGCTCTTGTCAAAGCCGGTGCTACACGAATAGGCACGAGTGATGCACTTTCGATTGTCAAGGGTTAG